In one window of Streptomyces roseofulvus DNA:
- a CDS encoding cupin domain-containing protein translates to MIVTGTGTPTRALGPAGAAAPTWRCLARRGMLHSECETFDHVVLPPGRTSRHDDPGVEQAVHVLRGTAALRLGGTARRLDADDVVLVPAGTGALVEAGPDGAELLVLRVLSKDAHTALPPRVPELPPRERAIGNTTPGPQERVA, encoded by the coding sequence GTGATCGTCACCGGGACCGGCACCCCCACCCGCGCCCTGGGGCCCGCCGGAGCCGCCGCGCCGACCTGGCGCTGCCTCGCGCGGCGCGGCATGCTGCACAGCGAGTGCGAGACCTTCGACCACGTCGTCCTGCCGCCCGGCCGGACCAGCCGCCACGACGACCCGGGCGTCGAGCAGGCCGTCCACGTCCTGCGGGGCACCGCGGCGCTGCGGCTCGGCGGGACGGCCCGGCGGCTCGACGCGGACGACGTGGTGCTCGTCCCGGCCGGGACCGGAGCCCTCGTCGAGGCCGGACCCGACGGAGCGGAACTCCTCGTCCTGCGCGTCCTGTCCAAGGACGCGCACACCGCGCTGCCGCCGCGCGTACCCGAACTCCCCCCGCGCGAGCGCGCGATCGGGAACACGACCCCCGGCCCCCAGGAGCGTGTCGCATGA
- a CDS encoding SDR family oxidoreductase, giving the protein MPRPISLITGASSGIGAETARALAAAGHDVIVGYGGNERAAKELAAELAAGHGVEATPVAFDLARPATAAAQLRAAVRAAGGIDVLVNNAGINRRSPAVDEDLESWYRVLDTNLTSPFALAQEAARTMIAQGRGGRIVNVTSVHEHIPISGGSTYCVAKSGLGMLTKVMAMELAAHGITVNSVAPGETATPMNGVPAGHPATAIARPAIPAGRPGGPHEVAAFIAHLVSDGAAYTTGTSLVVDGGLSLVAAEANAAHAGRL; this is encoded by the coding sequence ATGCCCAGGCCCATCAGCCTCATCACCGGCGCCAGCTCCGGCATCGGAGCGGAGACCGCCCGCGCGCTGGCCGCCGCAGGCCACGACGTGATCGTCGGGTACGGAGGCAACGAACGGGCGGCCAAGGAACTCGCCGCCGAACTCGCCGCAGGACACGGTGTCGAGGCGACCCCCGTCGCCTTCGACCTGGCCCGGCCCGCCACCGCCGCCGCACAGCTGCGCGCCGCCGTACGCGCCGCCGGCGGCATCGACGTCCTGGTCAACAACGCCGGGATCAACCGGCGTTCGCCCGCCGTCGACGAGGACCTGGAGTCCTGGTACCGCGTGCTGGACACCAACCTGACCAGCCCGTTCGCCCTGGCCCAGGAGGCCGCGCGGACGATGATCGCCCAGGGCAGGGGCGGGCGGATCGTCAACGTCACCAGCGTGCACGAGCACATCCCGATCAGCGGCGGCAGCACCTACTGCGTCGCCAAGAGCGGCCTCGGGATGCTGACCAAGGTCATGGCGATGGAACTCGCCGCGCACGGCATCACCGTGAACTCCGTCGCCCCCGGCGAGACCGCGACCCCCATGAACGGCGTGCCCGCGGGCCACCCCGCCACCGCCATCGCACGGCCCGCCATCCCGGCCGGCCGTCCGGGCGGCCCCCACGAGGTGGCGGCGTTCATCGCCCACCTGGTGTCGGACGGGGCCGCCTACACCACCGGCACCTCGCTCGTCGTCGACGGCGGCCTCAGCCTCGTCGCGGCGGAGGCCAACGCCGCCCACGCCGGCCGGCTCTGA
- a CDS encoding zinc-dependent alcohol dehydrogenase, with protein sequence MTRDSTGERTAGWPTGTMRAAAVASPHTTRLLEMPIPDPAPGEVLVAPLRVGLCGTDLELLHGTATYVRDGRAPYPHVFGHEWVGRVVAVAPGATGAGAADARIAVGDRVVGHTMISCGDCRACHRGRRNECGRLREVGLYGQQGAAAQYLRMPAHALSVVPEDVTDEAAMLVEPAVTVLEGLRRAHCAPGDRALVIGTGTIGLLAVQLTAGLAGSVEVVGVDDSGLATARRMGARRTFRPGEAPAGYYDVVVEASGATSAFHEALRTTAVGGRIAAVGVASEAVDGVDLGDLVLRGITVHGIRHGLDQYDRVLKLFGDGALTADGMIAGVLRLDQADEAFRLLQDSGRTAPKVALDPSAPADGEDGSRSEPRAPARSAA encoded by the coding sequence ATGACCCGGGACAGCACGGGGGAGCGGACGGCCGGCTGGCCGACCGGCACGATGCGCGCCGCCGCCGTGGCCTCCCCGCACACCACCCGGCTCCTCGAGATGCCGATACCCGACCCCGCCCCCGGCGAGGTGCTCGTGGCCCCGCTGCGCGTCGGCCTCTGCGGCACCGACCTGGAGCTGCTGCACGGCACCGCGACCTACGTGCGGGACGGCCGCGCCCCGTACCCCCACGTCTTCGGCCACGAGTGGGTCGGCCGCGTGGTCGCGGTGGCACCGGGAGCCACCGGTGCCGGCGCCGCGGACGCCCGGATCGCCGTCGGGGACCGGGTGGTCGGCCACACCATGATCAGCTGCGGTGACTGCCGGGCCTGCCACCGGGGGCGCCGCAACGAGTGCGGACGCCTGCGCGAGGTCGGCCTGTACGGACAGCAGGGCGCCGCCGCCCAGTACCTGAGGATGCCCGCCCACGCCCTCAGCGTCGTCCCCGAGGACGTCACGGACGAGGCGGCGATGCTCGTGGAGCCGGCCGTCACCGTCCTGGAGGGCCTGCGGCGGGCGCACTGCGCCCCCGGCGACCGGGCGCTCGTCATCGGCACCGGCACCATCGGCCTGCTGGCCGTCCAGCTCACCGCCGGCCTGGCCGGATCCGTCGAGGTCGTCGGCGTCGACGACTCCGGACTCGCCACGGCCCGGCGCATGGGCGCGCGCCGCACCTTCCGGCCCGGCGAGGCACCGGCCGGCTACTACGACGTCGTCGTCGAGGCGTCCGGCGCGACCAGCGCGTTCCACGAAGCGCTCCGCACCACCGCGGTCGGCGGCCGGATCGCCGCCGTCGGCGTCGCGTCGGAGGCCGTGGACGGCGTCGACCTGGGCGACCTCGTCCTGCGGGGCATCACCGTGCACGGCATCCGGCACGGGCTCGACCAGTACGACCGCGTCCTGAAGCTCTTCGGCGACGGGGCCCTCACCGCGGACGGGATGATCGCCGGCGTCCTGCGGCTGGACCAGGCGGACGAGGCCTTCCGGCTGCTCCAGGACTCCGGGCGCACCGCGCCCAAGGTGGCGCTCGACCCGAGCGCCCCCGCCGACGGCGAGGACGGCTCCCGGTCCGAGCCGCGGGCACCGGCGCGGAGCGCCGCCTGA
- a CDS encoding ketoacyl-ACP synthase III family protein: MRWSGMYIDAVSAVLGEPVDSARAVAEGRFSAEEAARTRQRAARVSDRPAPDLAIDAARLALDRAGRDPRDIGLLIHAGCFHQGISFANTAAYVQRGALGHGEAMAFELRQMSNGGMAALELAAAHLSAVPEVTAALLTTADRFAEPRFPRWTADRGLVFGDGGTAAVLSRTPGRLRLVATATHSEPSLEGLHRGDDLHHPPADPAAPLDLVARKRVFLEGTPLAETIARNEAGMLTAVKRCTEDAGCDVADMAAVVVPFFGADLSHKQCIGPLGVPEERTLLEYGLGVGHLGPGDQFAGLSHLLETGRIDTGDRVLLVGVGAGFVWTCAVVEVTGGAGAGADAEAGRD; encoded by the coding sequence ATGCGCTGGTCAGGGATGTACATCGACGCGGTGTCCGCCGTGCTCGGCGAACCGGTCGACAGCGCGCGGGCCGTCGCCGAAGGGCGCTTCAGCGCCGAGGAGGCCGCCCGCACCCGGCAGCGGGCGGCCCGCGTCAGCGACCGCCCCGCCCCCGACCTGGCGATCGACGCGGCCCGGCTGGCGCTCGACCGGGCGGGCCGGGACCCCCGGGACATCGGCCTGCTCATCCACGCCGGATGCTTCCACCAGGGCATCAGCTTCGCCAACACCGCCGCCTACGTCCAGCGGGGGGCGCTCGGCCACGGCGAGGCCATGGCCTTCGAGCTGCGCCAGATGTCCAACGGCGGCATGGCCGCGCTCGAACTGGCCGCGGCGCACCTGAGCGCCGTGCCCGAGGTCACCGCGGCGCTGCTCACCACCGCGGACCGGTTCGCCGAACCGCGCTTCCCCCGGTGGACGGCGGACCGGGGACTGGTCTTCGGCGACGGGGGCACCGCCGCGGTGCTCTCGCGGACCCCCGGCCGGCTGCGGCTCGTGGCCACCGCGACCCACTCCGAGCCGTCCCTCGAGGGCCTGCACCGGGGCGACGACCTCCACCACCCGCCCGCCGATCCGGCGGCACCGCTCGACCTGGTGGCGCGCAAGCGGGTCTTCCTGGAGGGCACGCCGCTCGCCGAGACCATCGCCCGCAACGAGGCGGGCATGCTCACGGCCGTCAAGCGCTGCACCGAGGACGCCGGGTGCGACGTCGCCGACATGGCGGCCGTCGTGGTGCCGTTCTTCGGGGCCGACCTGTCGCACAAGCAGTGCATCGGCCCGCTCGGCGTCCCCGAGGAGCGCACGCTCCTGGAGTACGGGCTCGGGGTGGGGCACCTCGGCCCCGGCGACCAGTTCGCGGGCCTCAGCCACCTCCTGGAGACCGGCCGGATCGACACGGGCGACCGGGTCCTCCTGGTGGGCGTGGGCGCCGGGTTCGTCTGGACCTGCGCGGTCGTCGAGGTGACCGGAGGCGCGGGCGCCGGAGCGGACGCGGAGGCCGGCCGTGACTGA
- a CDS encoding ketoacyl-ACP synthase III family protein, with product MRWDDIHIAGLGTHLPAPASAERARDEGRYPADEFEENQLVSALESDDLGAVDMAVAAGRQAMARSAVAADDIALVLHASMYHQGEDFWTPASYVQRHTVAGTAPAIHIDHASNSGMAALELGASWLNGRDGAAAALLTTGDRYAPPGFDRWHSDSGQVFADGATALVLNRGAGFARLVASNSTSDPELEDAYRDVDRGFTPVPHADGKPLDLRGRKRRYMKRVGHDFVVERLVKGLLANTERTFAEADTSMDQIARVVVPNVGRELLEWEFLAPYKIDVNRTVWDWGRHTCHIGGGDQFAGLTYLLESGQLRRGDQVLVVGVGVGFSWTTAVVTVDEVPDWSGPDAGTLRVLDAA from the coding sequence ATGCGCTGGGACGACATACACATCGCCGGACTCGGCACCCACCTCCCCGCTCCCGCGAGCGCGGAGCGGGCACGGGACGAAGGCCGCTACCCGGCCGACGAGTTCGAGGAGAACCAGCTGGTGTCCGCGCTGGAGTCGGACGACCTGGGCGCGGTCGACATGGCCGTCGCCGCCGGCCGGCAGGCCATGGCCCGCAGCGCCGTCGCGGCCGACGACATCGCTCTGGTCCTGCACGCGAGCATGTACCACCAGGGCGAGGACTTCTGGACCCCCGCCTCCTACGTGCAGCGGCACACCGTCGCGGGCACGGCACCCGCCATCCACATCGACCACGCCTCCAACAGCGGCATGGCCGCCCTGGAACTGGGCGCCTCCTGGCTGAACGGCCGCGACGGCGCCGCCGCGGCCCTCCTCACCACGGGCGACCGCTACGCCCCGCCCGGCTTCGACCGCTGGCACAGCGACAGCGGCCAGGTCTTCGCCGACGGAGCGACCGCGCTCGTCCTCAACCGCGGCGCCGGCTTCGCCCGGCTCGTGGCCAGCAACTCCACCTCCGACCCGGAGCTGGAGGACGCCTACCGCGACGTCGACCGCGGCTTCACGCCGGTGCCCCACGCCGACGGCAAGCCCCTGGACCTGCGGGGCCGCAAGCGCCGCTACATGAAGCGGGTCGGCCACGACTTCGTCGTCGAACGGCTCGTGAAGGGCCTCTTGGCCAACACGGAGCGGACCTTCGCCGAGGCCGACACCTCCATGGACCAGATCGCCCGGGTCGTCGTCCCCAACGTCGGCCGGGAGCTGCTCGAATGGGAGTTCCTCGCCCCGTACAAGATCGACGTGAACCGCACGGTGTGGGACTGGGGCCGGCACACCTGCCACATCGGCGGCGGCGACCAGTTCGCGGGGCTGACGTACCTCCTGGAGTCGGGGCAGCTCCGCCGCGGCGACCAGGTGCTCGTCGTCGGCGTCGGCGTCGGCTTCAGCTGGACCACCGCGGTGGTCACGGTGGACGAGGTCCCCGACTGGTCCGGTCCGGACGCCGGGACCCTCCGGGTGCTCGACGCGGCCTGA
- a CDS encoding VOC family protein, with translation MNPAPSAAAELQATGIPTARNVDHHAFTVPDLDQAVRFFVDVLGAQELYVLGPVRDDGDWMTRQLAVHPRASARIALLRLGDTNIELFEYTAPEQRTELPRNSDVGGHHLAIGVADIDRAVAHLREVPGVVVQGDVQHIAEGPIAGNRWVYFRAPWGLQMELQQVAEELPYEKETGARLYRPAADPSLPEPGLPTALGVDHVCYTVPDLDQALDFFTGVLGGELLYRVDIAAEADYCGRQLDVPQDIEVDAAMVRLGPVTNVELFQYTVADQRTELPRNSDVGGHHLAFYVDDVEAAAAWLRTVPGVEVLGEPQLIEDGGPIHGDRWVYFRAPWGLQMEVLNMPDGMPYEQHTSSRRFGPSPSWNHR, from the coding sequence GTGAACCCCGCCCCCTCCGCCGCCGCGGAACTCCAGGCCACCGGCATACCCACCGCGCGGAACGTCGACCACCACGCCTTCACGGTCCCCGACCTCGACCAGGCCGTCCGCTTCTTCGTCGACGTCCTCGGCGCCCAGGAGCTCTACGTCCTCGGTCCGGTCCGCGACGACGGCGACTGGATGACCCGGCAGCTCGCCGTCCACCCGCGCGCCAGCGCCAGGATCGCGCTGCTGCGGCTCGGCGACACCAACATCGAGCTCTTCGAGTACACCGCCCCGGAGCAGCGCACCGAGCTGCCGCGCAACAGCGACGTCGGCGGCCACCACCTCGCCATCGGCGTGGCCGACATCGACCGGGCCGTCGCCCACCTCCGCGAGGTGCCGGGCGTCGTCGTGCAGGGCGACGTCCAGCACATCGCCGAGGGCCCGATCGCGGGCAACCGCTGGGTCTACTTCCGCGCCCCGTGGGGCCTGCAGATGGAGCTCCAGCAGGTCGCCGAGGAGCTGCCCTACGAGAAGGAGACCGGGGCGCGCCTCTACCGGCCCGCCGCCGACCCCTCGCTGCCCGAGCCCGGCCTGCCCACCGCCCTCGGCGTCGACCACGTCTGCTACACCGTGCCCGACCTCGACCAGGCCCTCGACTTCTTCACCGGCGTCCTCGGCGGCGAACTGCTCTACCGCGTCGACATCGCCGCGGAGGCCGACTACTGCGGCCGCCAGCTCGACGTCCCCCAGGACATCGAGGTCGACGCCGCCATGGTCCGCCTGGGTCCGGTCACCAACGTCGAGCTCTTCCAGTACACCGTCGCCGACCAGCGCACCGAGCTGCCGCGCAACAGCGACGTCGGCGGCCACCACCTGGCCTTCTACGTGGACGACGTCGAAGCCGCCGCGGCCTGGCTCCGCACGGTGCCCGGGGTCGAGGTGCTCGGCGAGCCGCAGCTCATCGAGGACGGCGGCCCCATCCACGGCGACCGCTGGGTCTACTTCCGCGCCCCGTGGGGCCTCCAGATGGAGGTCCTCAACATGCCCGACGGAATGCCCTACGAGCAGCACACCAGCTCCCGTCGCTTCGGCCCGAGCCCGTCCTGGAACCACCGCTGA